One genomic window of Micrococcus flavus includes the following:
- a CDS encoding catalase: MSAKQPPIPGTPGPQTPSLEEPTPQTAGEAPVAPAAPDQSGPATVSPTGQATGADQAAMAQGCPYLTTAHGVRLADSDHSLKAGRRGPTLLQDHHLREKISHFDHERIPERVVHARGAGAHGVFRGYGTAAKITQAGVFAKDKETPVFVRFSTVLGSRGSADLARDTRGFATKFYTDEGTWDLVGNNIPVFFIQDAIKFPDVVHAAKPHPDREIPQAQSAHDTFWDFVSLHTEAQHHTIWNMSDRGIPRSYRTMEGFGVHTFRFIAPDGTTSLVKFHWKPVLGVHSVTWEEALVTNGEDPDFHRRDLADAIEAGAFPEWELGVQVFEDNEEQMFQGIDLLDPTKLVPEELAPVQPLGRMTLNANPSNYFAETEQVAFNPANLVPGIDVTNDPLLQGRLFSYLDTQLSRLGGPNWTQLPINRPHAPVNDMLRDGMHQTAVHRGVAPYRPNSLDGGMPFETPADGRPFIDHPQPIEASAEKVRGHAASFDDHFSQARLFFLSLSEVEREHVAQAYTFELAKCYEETIRVRQLRALAAIDARLAKTVADGLGLEVPEPAEAPADVQPSPALSQIGKTWPVDGRQVGLVVGPQVDEKELGDAVQGFHDAGMVPLVIAPKGGPVAGEVVAQRAYLTAASVELDAVVVLGATPPAPDARHGLDAKAAADDRDAVDPRVAKLVQEAWRHAKAVVAVGEGATVLDELGLTGTPGVLAVDGGAAAVAQLKELMPAHRVWERFPTTGRLAD; encoded by the coding sequence ATGAGCGCGAAGCAGCCCCCCATCCCCGGCACGCCCGGCCCGCAGACCCCCTCCCTCGAGGAGCCCACGCCGCAGACCGCGGGCGAGGCGCCCGTCGCCCCCGCCGCCCCGGACCAGTCCGGCCCGGCCACCGTGTCCCCCACGGGCCAGGCCACCGGCGCCGACCAGGCCGCCATGGCCCAGGGGTGCCCGTACCTGACCACCGCGCACGGCGTGCGGCTGGCGGACTCGGACCACTCCCTCAAGGCCGGCCGCCGCGGCCCGACCCTCCTGCAGGACCACCACCTGCGCGAGAAGATCAGCCACTTCGACCACGAGCGCATCCCCGAGCGCGTGGTCCACGCCCGCGGTGCAGGCGCCCACGGCGTGTTCCGCGGGTACGGCACCGCCGCCAAGATCACCCAGGCCGGCGTGTTCGCCAAGGACAAGGAGACCCCGGTCTTCGTGCGCTTCTCCACCGTGCTGGGCTCCCGCGGCTCCGCAGACCTGGCGCGCGACACCCGCGGCTTCGCCACGAAGTTCTACACGGACGAGGGCACGTGGGACCTGGTGGGCAACAACATCCCCGTGTTCTTCATCCAGGACGCCATCAAGTTCCCGGACGTCGTCCACGCCGCCAAGCCCCACCCGGACCGGGAGATCCCCCAGGCCCAGTCCGCGCACGACACGTTCTGGGACTTCGTGTCCCTGCACACCGAGGCGCAGCACCACACCATCTGGAACATGTCCGACCGCGGCATCCCGCGCTCGTACCGGACGATGGAGGGCTTCGGCGTCCACACCTTCCGCTTCATCGCGCCGGACGGCACGACGTCGCTGGTCAAGTTCCACTGGAAGCCCGTCCTCGGCGTGCACTCCGTGACGTGGGAGGAGGCGCTGGTCACCAACGGCGAGGACCCGGACTTCCACCGCCGCGACCTCGCCGACGCCATCGAGGCCGGCGCGTTCCCCGAGTGGGAGCTCGGCGTCCAGGTGTTCGAGGACAACGAGGAGCAGATGTTCCAGGGCATCGACCTGCTCGATCCCACCAAGCTGGTCCCCGAGGAGCTGGCCCCCGTGCAGCCGCTCGGCCGCATGACCCTGAACGCGAACCCCTCGAACTACTTCGCGGAGACCGAGCAGGTGGCCTTCAACCCGGCCAACCTGGTCCCGGGCATCGACGTCACCAACGACCCGCTGCTGCAGGGCCGCCTGTTCTCCTACCTGGACACCCAGCTCTCCCGCCTCGGCGGGCCGAACTGGACCCAGCTGCCGATCAACCGCCCGCACGCCCCGGTCAACGACATGCTGCGCGACGGCATGCACCAGACCGCCGTGCACCGCGGCGTGGCCCCGTACCGTCCCAACTCCCTCGACGGCGGCATGCCGTTCGAGACCCCGGCGGACGGACGCCCGTTCATCGACCACCCGCAGCCGATCGAGGCCTCGGCGGAGAAGGTGCGCGGCCACGCCGCCTCCTTCGACGACCACTTCTCCCAGGCCCGCCTCTTCTTCCTCTCCCTCTCCGAGGTGGAGCGCGAGCATGTGGCCCAGGCGTACACGTTCGAGCTCGCCAAGTGCTACGAGGAGACCATCCGCGTGCGCCAGCTGCGCGCCCTCGCCGCGATCGACGCCCGCCTGGCCAAGACCGTGGCGGACGGCCTGGGCCTCGAGGTCCCGGAGCCGGCCGAGGCGCCCGCGGACGTGCAGCCCTCGCCGGCGCTGTCCCAGATCGGGAAGACCTGGCCGGTGGACGGCCGCCAGGTCGGCCTCGTGGTGGGCCCGCAGGTGGACGAGAAGGAGCTCGGCGACGCCGTGCAGGGCTTCCACGACGCCGGCATGGTGCCGCTCGTGATCGCCCCCAAGGGCGGCCCTGTGGCCGGCGAGGTCGTGGCCCAGCGCGCCTACCTCACCGCCGCCTCGGTCGAGCTGGACGCCGTGGTGGTGCTCGGCGCCACCCCGCCCGCCCCGGACGCCCGGCACGGCCTGGACGCCAAGGCCGCCGCGGACGACCGGGACGCCGTGGACCCGCGCGTCGCCAAGCTGGTGCAGGAGGCCTGGCGCCACGCCAAGGCCGTCGTGGCCGTCGGCGAGGGCGCGACCGTGCTGGACGAGCTCGGCCTGACCGGCACCCCGGGCGTGCTCGCGGTGGACGGCGGCGCGGCCGCCGTCGCCCAGCTGAAGGAGCTCATGCCCGCGCACCGCGTGTGGGAGCGCTTCCCGACGACCGGCCGCCTGGCCGACTGA